One Alicyclobacillus acidoterrestris DNA window includes the following coding sequences:
- a CDS encoding amino acid permease codes for MLQKTTSLRTTPRQKAMGTPVQAKATMSLAELILVGVGGIIGAGFFLGSGLPIRTAGPAVLISFLMGGLITAQVVGALASVAMDHPVEGAFKVYADMYLGRFLGYMQGWTYYLTSTLTIASEAVASAIFVRVWLPAVPLWALSSGFAAMIILINAFGVANFGRIESLMSVIKIAALVGFAAVILLMLFGVRPHTLTIPVATSTGGGFFPHGVGGIFQSMLIVIFSFAGIGVFATAAVELKHPKKLDTGAIVTITCLTVLYLLSIGTMLLVLPFERVSTNISPFVQALQYIHMNILANVLNAVILVAAFSVMAGAVFSANQILASLGQSGEAPRFTTRTSKQRHVQYGALLFTAFGIAIFLALSYVLPSSVYNFLVSASSFLTFFNYFIMLATFLSWRHKSRHKPVSRLAFGQPVATVLTMAVVVFLAGYALFQREQRLGFYACLGMTAFISMGYFFTHKFQRHRLEQN; via the coding sequence ATGTTGCAGAAGACGACATCACTACGCACTACGCCTCGGCAAAAGGCGATGGGAACACCCGTTCAAGCCAAGGCGACGATGAGTCTCGCCGAGTTGATTTTGGTCGGCGTCGGCGGGATTATCGGGGCTGGGTTCTTTCTCGGTAGCGGTTTGCCAATCCGCACAGCAGGTCCTGCTGTATTGATTTCCTTTTTGATGGGTGGCCTCATCACGGCTCAGGTCGTCGGCGCGCTTGCGTCAGTTGCGATGGATCACCCTGTCGAGGGCGCCTTTAAAGTGTATGCCGACATGTACTTAGGCCGTTTCCTTGGGTACATGCAGGGATGGACGTACTATTTGACCAGCACCCTGACGATTGCGAGCGAGGCGGTGGCATCGGCCATTTTCGTTCGCGTCTGGTTGCCCGCAGTGCCACTGTGGGCGCTGTCCTCGGGGTTTGCGGCGATGATTATCCTGATTAATGCGTTTGGCGTCGCGAACTTTGGACGAATTGAATCGTTGATGAGTGTGATTAAGATTGCTGCGTTGGTCGGTTTCGCGGCCGTCATCCTCTTGATGTTGTTTGGTGTGCGACCGCATACGCTCACAATTCCCGTGGCGACGAGTACCGGTGGAGGTTTTTTCCCACATGGTGTGGGAGGCATCTTCCAATCGATGCTTATCGTCATTTTCTCGTTTGCCGGCATTGGCGTTTTCGCTACGGCTGCAGTTGAACTGAAGCATCCCAAGAAATTGGACACCGGTGCAATCGTGACTATCACGTGTTTGACAGTGTTGTATCTTTTGTCCATCGGAACGATGCTGTTGGTCTTGCCCTTTGAGCGGGTCAGCACGAATATTAGTCCGTTTGTTCAGGCGCTGCAGTATATTCACATGAACATCTTGGCGAATGTCTTGAATGCCGTGATTTTAGTTGCGGCCTTCAGCGTCATGGCCGGCGCGGTCTTCTCCGCCAACCAAATTTTGGCTAGTCTCGGACAGAGCGGGGAAGCACCTCGATTTACCACGCGCACGAGCAAGCAGCGACATGTGCAATACGGTGCGCTGTTGTTTACTGCGTTCGGCATTGCGATTTTTCTCGCGCTCTCGTACGTGCTACCGTCGAGTGTGTATAATTTCTTAGTGAGTGCGTCGAGTTTCTTGACCTTTTTTAATTACTTTATCATGTTGGCGACGTTTCTCTCGTGGCGGCACAAAAGCAGACATAAACCAGTCTCGCGTTTGGCGTTCGGCCAACCGGTTGCGACGGTTTTGACGATGGCCGTGGTCGTGTTTCTCGCTGGCTATGCCTTGTTTCAGCGCGAACAACGACTTGGTTTCTACGCTTGTCTGGGAATGACCGCATTCATTTCGATGGGTTACTTTTTTACCCACAAATTTCAGCGGCATCGTTTGGAACAGAACTGA
- a CDS encoding M20/M25/M40 family metallo-hydrolase, producing the protein MNRDVVEHLFLSLVQIDSHSLHEGAMAERCRKELVDLGFHVVEDEAGTALGGETGNLIAVLPGSPDRPKVLLAAHMDTVQPGQGVRPRVDEAGVVWSDGTTVLGADDKAGITAILTALREIRERGIEHGQIQVVLTIGEEIGLQGAKQLSRDHLDADFGLSLDSSGDIGTIAIAGPGQAKFEATITGVRAHAGVAPEKGISAIKVAATAVSNMPHGRIDDETTANIGSFVGQGPTNVVADKVTIVGEARSRNPEKLSRVMSQIESAFQEAARSAGAQVAFQHQVMYEGFDFPETAPLRQRIERAIELAGFTPKPVKVGGGSDANVIQTLGVPILNIGIGYEDIHSTNEHIALQNIIDAAKVAVQFCALP; encoded by the coding sequence TTGAATCGAGATGTCGTAGAACACTTGTTTTTATCCCTTGTACAAATTGATAGCCATTCTCTCCACGAAGGGGCCATGGCCGAACGCTGCCGAAAGGAACTGGTTGATTTGGGCTTTCACGTGGTGGAGGACGAAGCCGGAACGGCGCTTGGCGGGGAAACTGGGAACTTGATTGCCGTGTTACCGGGCTCGCCTGACCGACCGAAGGTTTTGTTAGCGGCTCATATGGATACCGTACAGCCCGGACAAGGCGTTCGCCCGCGCGTGGATGAGGCAGGTGTCGTATGGAGCGATGGAACGACCGTGCTTGGCGCGGACGACAAAGCGGGGATTACAGCGATTTTGACAGCACTGAGGGAGATCCGAGAGCGTGGCATTGAACACGGGCAAATTCAAGTGGTCCTGACCATTGGTGAAGAGATTGGATTGCAAGGCGCCAAACAGTTGTCTCGCGATCATTTAGATGCGGACTTTGGATTGTCGCTCGACTCCAGCGGGGATATAGGGACCATCGCGATTGCTGGGCCTGGTCAGGCGAAATTTGAGGCTACGATTACGGGCGTGCGTGCGCATGCGGGCGTCGCCCCGGAAAAGGGGATTAGTGCCATCAAAGTAGCGGCCACAGCCGTCTCAAACATGCCGCACGGTCGGATTGACGATGAAACCACCGCGAACATTGGCAGTTTCGTCGGACAGGGGCCAACGAATGTCGTGGCCGACAAAGTGACGATTGTGGGTGAGGCACGCAGTCGCAACCCGGAGAAATTATCCCGCGTGATGTCGCAAATTGAGTCGGCATTTCAGGAAGCGGCCAGAAGTGCAGGTGCACAGGTGGCATTTCAGCATCAGGTCATGTACGAGGGATTCGACTTCCCGGAAACGGCACCATTGCGCCAACGGATCGAGCGCGCGATTGAACTCGCGGGCTTTACCCCGAAGCCGGTAAAAGTGGGTGGAGGCAGCGACGCAAACGTGATTCAGACGCTGGGAGTCCCGATTCTCAATATTGGGATTGGCTACGAAGATATTCACTCCACGAACGAACACATTGCACTACAGAACATCATCGACGCGGCGAAAGTAGCGGTACAGTTTTGTGCGCTCCCGTGA
- the lipB gene encoding lipoyl(octanoyl) transferase LipB produces MATAVQWIQLGHLHYDDALDIQLKRAQALLESEDDLQTVYTVEHPPTITIGRNGSMDNVLADESFLSEHGFTVREVDRGGDVTYHGPGQLVVYPVLHLAPWGNDVKQYVRNLEEAVIRALAEVGIQGTRDEAYPGVWVGAAKICAVGARVKKRHSGEFVTYHGIALNVDTDLSHFQTIVPCGIADRDVTSLTRELGQPADLADWETRLKRSFFDVFGFEA; encoded by the coding sequence GTGGCCACGGCAGTTCAATGGATTCAACTCGGACACTTGCACTACGATGACGCGCTGGACATCCAGCTCAAGCGAGCACAAGCTCTTCTCGAAAGTGAGGATGACCTCCAGACGGTCTATACGGTAGAGCACCCGCCGACTATCACCATTGGCCGCAATGGGAGCATGGACAATGTGTTGGCGGATGAATCGTTTCTCAGCGAGCACGGGTTTACGGTTCGAGAGGTAGATCGGGGCGGCGACGTCACGTATCACGGACCAGGGCAGTTGGTGGTCTATCCTGTGCTGCATTTGGCGCCGTGGGGCAACGATGTGAAGCAGTACGTCCGCAATCTCGAAGAAGCGGTGATTCGCGCGTTGGCTGAGGTCGGCATCCAAGGGACGCGAGATGAGGCGTACCCGGGTGTTTGGGTCGGTGCCGCAAAGATCTGTGCTGTAGGCGCGCGGGTGAAAAAGCGTCATTCGGGTGAATTTGTTACGTATCATGGTATCGCGCTAAATGTGGATACGGATTTGAGTCATTTCCAGACGATTGTACCTTGTGGTATCGCAGATAGAGATGTGACTTCCTTGACGCGCGAATTAGGGCAGCCTGCAGATCTCGCCGATTGGGAGACGAGGCTGAAACGGTCTTTCTTCGACGTCTTCGGGTTTGAGGCGTAG
- the lipA gene encoding lipoyl synthase, with amino-acid sequence MSQSKLQEKQEAKARMMEAQKLSRPDWLKIKAKTGENYKSLKEIMRTQSLHTVCEEAQCPNIFDCWEQRTATFMILGDICTRACRFCAVNTGRPTELDLREPKRVADAVVAMNLQHVVVTSVARDDLADGGASVFAATIQEIRKRVPECGIEVLIPDFGGNWDALKVVMDASPDILNHNVETVRRLSDKVRSRAKYDRTLELLRQAKLMRPDIRTKSSIMVGLGETIDEVYETMDDLRAVGVDIVTIGQYLQPSEKHLLVEKFYTPTEFLRMRGEGLKRGFAHVESGPMVRSSYHAHEQVLRADGKPLQSLQDEERQAHLNNQAPSKAQA; translated from the coding sequence ATGTCGCAGTCAAAATTACAGGAAAAGCAGGAAGCAAAAGCTCGGATGATGGAGGCGCAGAAGTTGTCGCGCCCAGACTGGCTGAAGATTAAAGCGAAGACTGGCGAGAACTATAAATCTCTGAAGGAGATTATGCGAACCCAGTCTTTACATACTGTTTGCGAAGAGGCACAGTGCCCAAACATTTTTGATTGTTGGGAACAGCGCACTGCCACGTTTATGATTCTCGGCGATATTTGCACGCGTGCATGTCGATTCTGTGCGGTCAATACAGGGCGTCCTACCGAGTTGGACTTGCGTGAGCCAAAACGGGTGGCGGATGCGGTGGTTGCGATGAATTTGCAACACGTCGTGGTCACCAGTGTCGCGCGAGACGACCTCGCTGATGGGGGTGCTTCGGTTTTTGCAGCGACGATTCAAGAGATTCGCAAACGTGTCCCGGAGTGTGGGATTGAAGTTTTGATTCCCGATTTCGGAGGCAATTGGGATGCGTTGAAGGTCGTCATGGATGCGTCCCCGGACATTTTGAACCACAACGTTGAAACCGTTCGCCGGTTGTCCGATAAGGTACGCTCGCGCGCGAAGTACGACCGCACGCTGGAGTTGTTGCGGCAGGCTAAATTGATGCGCCCGGATATCCGCACCAAGTCCAGCATCATGGTGGGACTTGGCGAAACGATTGACGAAGTATATGAGACGATGGACGACTTGCGCGCGGTGGGGGTCGATATCGTCACGATTGGCCAGTATTTGCAGCCGTCGGAGAAACACTTGTTAGTGGAAAAATTCTACACGCCGACAGAATTCCTTCGGATGCGAGGCGAGGGTCTCAAACGCGGTTTTGCACATGTGGAATCTGGTCCGATGGTTCGGAGTTCGTATCACGCGCACGAACAGGTGTTGCGGGCGGATGGCAAACCGTTGCAATCGCTTCAGGACGAAGAACGTCAGGCCCACTTGAACAATCAGGCGCCATCCAAGGCGCAGGCGTAA
- a CDS encoding Leu/Phe/Val dehydrogenase, with product MEIFSYLGKYDYEQLVFCNDEASGLKAIIAIHDTTLGPALGGCRMWTYAREDDAILDALRLARGMTYKAAVSGLNLGGGKTVIMGNPKTDKSEAMFRALGRFIQGLGGRYITAEDVGTDVHDMDLIHMETDYVTGISQAYGSSGNPSPVTAFGVFRGMQATAKAAFGTDDLAGRRVAIQGLGSVGMQLARHIKDAGGELIVADINEDSVRRAVDELGAKAVTVKDIFEVDCDIFAPCALGAVINDETIDKLRCEAVAGSANNQLAEEKHGDALHRKGVAYAPDYVINAGGLMNVADELEGYNADRAHAKVDNIYNIISNIFAMSAKENIPSYLAADRLAEQRIAQMRNVRSNYLRDEKSLHR from the coding sequence ATGGAGATATTTTCGTACCTCGGCAAATACGATTATGAACAATTGGTTTTTTGCAATGACGAGGCATCTGGCTTGAAAGCGATTATCGCAATCCACGACACCACACTCGGACCTGCTTTGGGCGGATGCCGGATGTGGACCTACGCGCGCGAGGACGACGCGATTCTCGACGCACTCCGTTTGGCGCGCGGAATGACCTACAAAGCTGCCGTGTCGGGACTGAATCTCGGCGGGGGCAAAACGGTCATCATGGGCAATCCGAAGACAGATAAATCCGAAGCGATGTTCCGAGCACTTGGGCGTTTCATTCAGGGATTGGGCGGACGATACATCACTGCTGAGGATGTCGGCACAGATGTGCACGATATGGATTTGATTCACATGGAAACGGACTATGTCACAGGCATTTCGCAAGCCTATGGCTCCAGTGGGAATCCGTCACCGGTCACCGCGTTTGGCGTATTCAGAGGCATGCAGGCGACGGCGAAAGCTGCGTTTGGCACGGACGACTTGGCAGGACGCCGCGTCGCCATTCAAGGGCTTGGCAGCGTCGGTATGCAACTGGCGAGACACATCAAGGACGCGGGCGGGGAATTGATTGTCGCAGACATCAATGAAGATTCCGTGCGCCGCGCGGTCGATGAACTCGGCGCCAAGGCAGTGACTGTCAAAGATATATTTGAAGTCGATTGCGACATTTTTGCGCCGTGCGCTTTAGGGGCCGTGATCAACGACGAGACGATTGACAAGCTCCGGTGTGAAGCTGTCGCTGGCTCAGCCAACAATCAATTGGCGGAAGAGAAGCACGGCGACGCGCTGCACCGCAAAGGCGTGGCATATGCGCCTGATTATGTGATTAATGCAGGTGGATTGATGAACGTCGCGGATGAATTAGAGGGTTACAACGCCGATAGGGCGCATGCCAAGGTCGACAACATTTACAACATCATCAGCAACATCTTTGCGATGTCTGCGAAGGAAAACATTCCGAGCTATTTAGCAGCCGACAGACTCGCGGAACAGCGCATTGCACAGATGCGCAACGTGCGCAGCAACTATCTGCGCGACGAGAAATCGCTTCATCGTTAA
- the moaC gene encoding cyclic pyranopterin monophosphate synthase MoaC, translating to MSSEAGFTHFTQDGRPVMVDVSDKPSTKRVAVAQARVRMQSTTHDAIVHQAVRKGDVLAIAQLAGIMAAKKTSELIPLCHQVPLHHVALDLAFEDTGTSGNGGEAVLVIEAQVDTAYQTGVEMEALTAASVAALTVYDMCKALDRAMVVEQVRLLYKDGGKSGVFQAPQNA from the coding sequence ATGTCATCAGAAGCCGGATTTACACATTTTACGCAAGATGGTCGACCTGTGATGGTTGACGTCTCCGATAAACCATCGACAAAGCGGGTAGCCGTTGCGCAAGCGCGCGTGCGCATGCAATCTACCACGCATGATGCTATTGTACATCAAGCTGTGCGCAAAGGGGACGTGCTGGCAATCGCCCAACTCGCCGGGATTATGGCGGCGAAAAAGACGTCAGAGCTCATCCCACTGTGCCATCAGGTTCCCCTTCATCACGTTGCCCTTGATTTAGCATTTGAAGACACGGGGACATCAGGAAACGGTGGAGAAGCTGTTTTGGTCATTGAGGCGCAAGTCGATACAGCATATCAGACAGGTGTGGAGATGGAGGCGCTGACGGCCGCTAGTGTGGCTGCGCTCACGGTGTATGACATGTGTAAGGCGCTAGACCGCGCGATGGTTGTCGAGCAGGTCAGGCTCTTATATAAGGATGGCGGGAAAAGCGGCGTCTTTCAAGCACCGCAAAACGCGTGA
- the moaD gene encoding molybdopterin converting factor subunit 1, with product MQLRIALFANLREHFQTRELTLTVPNGTTVAQLLPILCEEYPEAKPSLEKVMVAVNQVLVPAQTVLQETDEIALLPPVGGGSPGLEENTRLRISPVPLVVEDAYRELEDVNHGGTVLFVGTVREWTRDRQTLYLSYEAYDPMALSQMHQIQQDVERQFPGITTLQWHRIGKLTPLDIAVICGASSPHRKQAFEAASLLIERLKKEVAIWKKEVYVDGDSVWQANAQSTDVDKI from the coding sequence TTGCAACTACGCATCGCACTGTTCGCCAATTTGCGCGAACACTTTCAAACACGTGAACTCACGCTAACGGTCCCCAACGGAACGACGGTGGCTCAGCTTTTGCCCATTCTTTGTGAAGAATATCCAGAGGCGAAGCCTTCCCTAGAAAAAGTCATGGTTGCTGTCAATCAAGTGCTAGTACCGGCGCAAACGGTACTTCAGGAGACCGACGAAATCGCACTATTGCCACCTGTTGGCGGCGGATCGCCAGGACTTGAGGAGAATACCCGCCTGCGCATTTCGCCGGTGCCACTCGTCGTGGAGGACGCGTATCGCGAATTGGAGGACGTCAACCATGGCGGCACCGTCCTCTTCGTCGGTACGGTGCGCGAATGGACACGCGATAGACAGACGCTGTATTTGTCCTATGAAGCGTACGATCCGATGGCACTGTCGCAAATGCACCAAATTCAACAGGACGTCGAGCGACAATTTCCGGGCATCACAACACTCCAGTGGCACCGTATCGGCAAACTTACGCCGCTCGACATCGCGGTCATTTGCGGTGCGTCAAGCCCTCACCGCAAGCAGGCATTTGAAGCAGCCAGCCTACTGATTGAGCGATTGAAAAAAGAGGTCGCTATCTGGAAAAAGGAAGTCTATGTCGACGGCGATTCAGTCTGGCAAGCGAACGCACAGAGCACCGATGTCGATAAAATCTAG
- a CDS encoding glycosyl hydrolase family 18 protein, with the protein MNPHKLRHAAAQFVAATVALMILAAGCFGAVLCMFGQPDLRRVSTLEAAKLADVELSQLIGTTDYVKDETNANPTILRAVSSTLHLPFTDPLTMLTAELPETQTQAAASTGGQSALIQSITTWAASTNKIAMGWLASTSTSACIQMLKDNPGINVASPQWFRLSDASGNISGQVLPDVVKYAHEHHIKVWVLVDNNYSASLTHAVLSNPKARNNLIDELNYQAKLYHLDGINVDFENVAAADRDAFTAFMKQLHDTLSPEGINLSVDVAPDIEPFNDSAAFFHAGLSDDVDEMVLMAYDEHWDGDSDPGPVADLPWVTQSVNDLLDTGVPTDKLVLGMPFYTRLWHVYKDGHVADKAVGVSDDSIKSALDDYHAGAGSFNHQLDLMYTRQPQADGYMEMWYPTAKTYTDDLSLVNENGLAGVAVWSLDWSDKETWSSVVSALRNTLS; encoded by the coding sequence ATGAACCCCCACAAACTACGCCACGCCGCCGCACAATTCGTCGCAGCAACCGTCGCGCTGATGATCCTCGCCGCCGGTTGCTTCGGCGCTGTGCTCTGTATGTTCGGCCAACCGGATCTCCGCCGCGTCTCCACGCTGGAGGCCGCAAAACTGGCCGACGTAGAACTCAGTCAACTCATTGGCACCACCGACTACGTGAAAGACGAAACGAATGCCAATCCGACCATTCTGCGTGCAGTCAGCAGTACCCTACACTTGCCTTTTACGGACCCTTTGACGATGTTGACGGCTGAACTACCGGAAACACAGACGCAGGCAGCTGCGAGTACAGGTGGTCAGTCCGCCTTAATTCAATCCATCACGACGTGGGCAGCTTCGACCAATAAAATCGCCATGGGTTGGCTCGCATCGACGTCGACCTCCGCGTGCATCCAGATGCTCAAAGACAACCCGGGAATCAATGTCGCATCGCCACAATGGTTCAGATTGAGTGACGCATCGGGGAACATCTCAGGCCAAGTGCTGCCAGATGTCGTGAAATATGCGCACGAGCATCACATCAAAGTCTGGGTCCTCGTCGACAACAACTATAGTGCCAGTCTGACGCACGCTGTGCTGTCAAACCCGAAAGCCCGCAACAATCTCATCGACGAACTCAATTACCAGGCGAAACTCTATCATTTAGATGGCATCAACGTCGATTTTGAGAACGTCGCGGCGGCCGACCGAGACGCTTTTACCGCGTTCATGAAGCAATTGCACGACACGCTATCGCCCGAAGGCATCAATTTGTCGGTGGACGTTGCGCCAGACATCGAACCGTTTAACGACAGCGCTGCGTTTTTCCACGCTGGGCTGTCTGACGACGTCGACGAGATGGTCCTGATGGCATATGACGAACACTGGGACGGGGACAGTGATCCAGGTCCCGTCGCCGACCTGCCATGGGTCACACAATCGGTCAACGATTTATTGGACACAGGCGTCCCCACAGACAAGCTGGTGCTCGGTATGCCATTTTATACGCGTCTGTGGCACGTCTACAAAGATGGACACGTGGCCGATAAAGCCGTTGGCGTGAGCGACGACAGTATCAAGAGCGCGCTGGACGACTATCACGCAGGGGCTGGTTCATTTAATCATCAACTAGATTTGATGTACACGCGCCAGCCACAGGCCGATGGGTACATGGAAATGTGGTACCCCACGGCCAAGACCTATACGGACGACCTGTCACTGGTGAACGAAAACGGGCTTGCGGGTGTCGCCGTCTGGTCGCTTGACTGGTCCGACAAAGAAACGTGGTCGTCGGTCGTGAGCGCACTGCGCAACACACTCTCCTAA
- a CDS encoding permease, whose product MEKTLIYLGGATLIAYLALALIRPGVAADGLESSLEMLLQSTPWIVVSMFTAGLISELVDPALVARLFGAESGILGIFIAAVLGAFGTGSRWAMYPLAAGLLAANATPGAVFAFMTSWQLVSVTRLPAELPFLGMRFTVYRTVISILMAFIGGMLFDIVWAKFPPRN is encoded by the coding sequence ATGGAGAAAACGTTGATATATCTCGGTGGCGCAACACTCATCGCCTATCTGGCGCTGGCACTCATACGGCCGGGTGTCGCCGCCGACGGGCTGGAATCGTCGCTGGAAATGCTGTTGCAATCCACGCCTTGGATTGTCGTTTCCATGTTCACCGCCGGCCTGATTTCTGAACTGGTCGATCCCGCCCTCGTCGCCCGCCTATTCGGCGCCGAATCGGGGATCTTGGGCATCTTCATCGCTGCGGTACTGGGGGCTTTCGGGACAGGATCGCGCTGGGCCATGTACCCATTGGCCGCCGGCCTACTTGCCGCAAACGCGACGCCAGGCGCGGTCTTCGCATTCATGACGTCGTGGCAATTGGTGTCCGTCACCCGACTTCCCGCCGAATTGCCGTTTTTGGGCATGCGGTTCACCGTATACCGGACCGTCATTTCCATTCTCATGGCGTTCATCGGCGGCATGCTGTTCGACATCGTGTGGGCCAAATTTCCGCCACGAAACTAA
- a CDS encoding M48 family metallopeptidase, whose protein sequence is MRKKANGLTYITLSNGTVIHYHRTPARARQVRVILRVVDGILQVSAPKHISQRVIEQVIDRHQSWILDMLNTATKRILRPVQAGDTIWLHGQNWILTAHHANTQNIELAVSSRQILVPDALQEGQLHDALYTWLRLLAKTHLRALAQDLATKFHCRPNQIVIKEQKRRWGSCSSKGNINLNWRLIQAPKEVQSYVIVHELAHLTEMNHGPRFWALVRAMMPNYDQHRKWLTIHGERLYDIQREGILIQQG, encoded by the coding sequence ATGAGGAAGAAGGCAAATGGATTGACATATATCACCCTCTCTAACGGAACCGTCATTCACTACCACCGCACGCCTGCGCGCGCTCGTCAAGTGCGTGTCATTCTACGCGTGGTTGACGGCATTTTACAGGTGAGCGCACCCAAACACATCTCTCAGCGCGTAATTGAACAAGTCATTGACCGACACCAGAGCTGGATTCTCGACATGCTCAACACGGCAACCAAACGAATCCTGCGCCCCGTTCAAGCAGGCGATACCATCTGGCTGCATGGGCAAAATTGGATCCTAACAGCGCATCACGCAAACACCCAGAACATCGAATTGGCGGTTTCCAGCCGGCAAATTCTCGTGCCAGATGCTTTGCAGGAGGGGCAACTCCACGATGCCCTGTACACTTGGTTGCGCTTACTTGCAAAAACGCACCTGCGCGCGCTCGCGCAGGATTTGGCGACAAAATTTCACTGCCGTCCCAACCAAATTGTCATTAAAGAGCAAAAACGTCGATGGGGGAGCTGTTCGAGCAAGGGGAATATCAATTTGAACTGGCGCCTCATCCAAGCGCCAAAAGAGGTTCAATCGTACGTCATCGTCCACGAACTGGCACACCTGACGGAAATGAACCACGGTCCGCGGTTTTGGGCCCTCGTCCGCGCGATGATGCCAAACTACGACCAACACCGAAAATGGCTGACGATACACGGTGAACGACTGTACGATATCCAACGAGAAGGCATATTGATTCAGCAAGGATAG
- a CDS encoding M20 family metallopeptidase, whose product MSVLSIDEMVASVEQDVIAWRRHLHEHPEVSFQEVATAQFVYDLLSTFPNLTLTRPTKTSVIARLVGARPGKVLALRADMDALPIEEENDVPYRSKNPGAMHACGHDGHTAMLLGAAKILAQHQADIAGEIVFVFQHAEELLPGGAAELVEKGVLRGVDAVVGQHLWQPVPSQTIGLRAGAVMAAPDTFYITIIGKGGHAAQPHLNVDPIAIGAQVVTNLQHVASRLTDPLEPFVLSVTKFVGGTADNVIPGSVEMCGTVRTFKDELRDEAAVWMERIIRGVTEAHGASYQFVYEKGYRPVVNDEQVTAFVREVLQEAFGEDVVTPTAPTMGGEDFSAYQTVAPGTFFFTGIQNEEKGIVYPHHHPRFDIDEDALRVGVKAFVAIALRFGDRD is encoded by the coding sequence CTGAGCGTATTGTCAATCGATGAAATGGTGGCTTCGGTGGAACAGGACGTCATTGCGTGGCGACGGCATTTGCACGAGCACCCCGAGGTATCGTTCCAGGAGGTCGCGACGGCGCAGTTCGTATATGACTTGTTGTCCACATTTCCAAACCTGACATTGACCAGACCTACGAAGACGAGTGTCATAGCGCGTTTGGTGGGCGCTCGCCCGGGAAAGGTGCTGGCTTTGCGCGCAGATATGGATGCGCTGCCGATAGAAGAGGAGAACGACGTACCGTATCGTTCTAAAAATCCGGGAGCCATGCATGCCTGCGGTCACGATGGACATACCGCAATGCTACTGGGTGCGGCAAAAATCCTCGCTCAACACCAGGCCGACATCGCCGGAGAAATTGTGTTTGTCTTTCAACATGCGGAAGAACTGTTGCCGGGCGGTGCGGCAGAGTTGGTTGAAAAAGGCGTACTGCGTGGCGTCGATGCGGTTGTCGGTCAACACCTTTGGCAACCCGTGCCGTCACAGACCATTGGGCTGCGCGCGGGTGCGGTGATGGCGGCTCCAGACACATTTTACATCACCATCATCGGCAAAGGTGGACACGCGGCGCAGCCTCATCTCAATGTGGATCCCATTGCGATTGGCGCGCAAGTCGTGACCAATTTGCAGCATGTGGCATCGCGTTTGACGGATCCGCTTGAACCCTTTGTCCTCAGTGTCACGAAGTTTGTGGGGGGCACGGCAGATAACGTCATTCCCGGATCAGTGGAGATGTGTGGTACGGTTCGCACATTTAAAGACGAACTGCGAGATGAAGCGGCTGTGTGGATGGAGCGTATCATACGCGGCGTCACAGAGGCACACGGCGCGTCTTATCAATTTGTTTATGAAAAAGGGTATCGGCCAGTCGTCAATGATGAGCAGGTGACGGCATTTGTTCGCGAGGTACTGCAAGAAGCGTTTGGCGAAGATGTCGTCACGCCGACGGCACCGACCATGGGTGGAGAAGATTTTTCGGCGTACCAGACGGTTGCGCCAGGCACATTTTTCTTTACGGGGATTCAAAACGAGGAAAAGGGCATTGTCTATCCACACCATCATCCGCGGTTTGACATCGACGAGGACGCCTTGCGCGTGGGTGTCAAAGCGTTCGTGGCCATTGCGCTAAGGTTCGGCGATAGAGATTGA